The DNA segment GACTCTGATTGTGTTGCGCAAAACGATTGGGTCAGCCGTTGTGTCGCGCATTTTTCCGACGACAAAATTGGAGTTGTTTGCGGAACATATGGCATTGTCAATACCCGGAATCTTTTAGCGCAATGCGTTCACGCGGAGATCGTTTTTCGCCATCGCGTGCTTTTGCCGGATTTCCCTAAAGCGTTTGGCAGCTATAACTTTTGCGTGAGAAGATCGGTTTTTGAAGGCGTCGGCGGTTTTAATAAACATTATCGTTTTGCCAGCGGGGAAGACAATGATCTTAGCTATCGAATTCTCCAGATGGGATATAAAATTTATTTTGAGCGAAAAGCCGTCGTTGCCCATCATCATCCGGAACGCGTGATGAAATATTTGTCCGAGCAATATCGCCATGGATTCTGGAGAGCTAAGATGTATTTCGATCATCCGCAGATGAGTATCGGCGACGATTATACTTTTTGGAAAGACATTGTTGAACCGCCTTTGGCTCTGTTGATCACGCTATTGTTCTTCATAAATACTGCTTTTTTCTGGGCGAATTTGGTATATCTTTACTTATTTTTGGCGGGTTTATCCGCTTTGATTTTGATCGAATTATTCTATGGATTTATGACCACAAAAAGCTTTTTTAAAGGGGCTTTTTGGACATTAATTATGCTTCTTCGCGCCTTTGTCCGCATGGCCGGTTTCTCCCTCGGATTTCCCCTCTTTTTTGCCAAAAAAACCTTCCAAAAAAACTAAATAAGTATTTGCAAAATCAATCGGTTGTGATATTATGCAAGTGCAATTAACTTCCGTTTTTATTCAGTGATTTTATTCATCGGTTTTGGGCATTATTTTCGGCTATTTTAGCGCCTATACTTTGTTAAGAAGTACTAATATTACTTATAATAAATGTCCTATCATAAACTACTAGGTTTCAACGTCGAACCCTTCTCCACAAGCCCCGATCCCGAATTTTTTTATCTTACCCGCGAACACGATATGGCCCTTACCAATATCCTCATTGAACTGCGGTTACGCCGCGGCCTTACTGTTATTTTTGGCGATGTCGGCACCGGAAAAACAACGCTTTCACGTAAGCTCGTTCAAGAATTAAAAAACCGCGGCGACATTATTTTTCATATGATCCTCAATCCTTCGTTTGAAAGCGAAGAGCAATTTTTAACCTCATTGGTGCGCAACTTTGACGTGGATTATTCTTTTTCTCCTCAGTCCACCATGGCCAATATTCTGGATCTGCGCGATGCCATGGAAAAATTTCTTATTCAAAAATGCGTGGAAGAAAAACAAACGGTGATCCTTATTATTGATGAGGCGCAAAAATTAAATTTAACGACTCTGGAAGTTTTGCGCGTTCTTTTGAATTTTGAAACCAATGAATACAAATTGATCCAGCTTGTTTTATTGGGGCAGTTGGAACTTTATCCGAAGATCGTTAACATGCCCAACTTCTTGGACCGGATCAGTTTTAAATACACCTTAAATCCTTTAGGCCCGCAAGAGACGAAAGAAATGATCGAGTTTCGTATCCGTAAGGCTGGATATAATTCTTCGGCTAAACTTTTCAATGACGAAGCCATCAGCGAAATTTATACGTATTCGCGCGGTTATCCGCGGCGCATTACCATGTTGTGTCATCAGGCGCTCAAAGAATTAGTTTTACAGAACAAGTACATTGTGGACCGCGTGATCATCCGCGATGTGATCGAGAAAGATAGAAAAGCGGAATTTGACCGCGCAGATATCGCGCCCAAAACAACGTATCAAAAGATCCAAGATATTAGCTGATCTTTTAACGCGCAGAACCTGAGCTAAAATTCATTTACACCTTATGGAAAAAAAAGAGACAGCCGAGAAGAAACTTCTAAAACTTATCGAAAGCTCTGGCTCCAGCGCGGAAGCTAAAACGCCGGCCGCGTCCGATGTGGCTATGCAAGTGGCTGCCGCGGTCAAAGAGACGGGTTTTTCTGTTCCCAATGCCGCATCTTTCTTGGCTCCCATCCTTGATCTTTTTCGCGGAAAATTTTCCTCAACCGCTAATTCTGTTTTAACCTTTGGCTTAAGAGAGGCTAATCAGCTTTTGGCAGTTATTGTCGGAGGCTTGCTGATCTTTTCTATTGCCAGTATGGTCAGAGACACAAAAATACTGGAAGAAAGAGTTTTGACATCGGTGAATATCCCCGAAATTGAAAGCGTGGAAAACGATGCGGTTCCGCAGAAAAAAGATGTCTCCGATTATTTGGCATCGGTAGAAAAGCGCAACATCTTCCAGCCGTTTGAAAAAAAGCCGGAAGAAAAAATTGTCGATGCATCTTCCGGATCGCCGCAGATCGCTACCATTGCTAAAAATTATAAACTCGTTGGGATTTCTTGGCTTGACTCTCCGGATTCCGCTTCGGCATTGATCGAAGACACGCAAAGCGGTAATACCTTTTTCTTAAAGAAAGGCGAGAAGATCAGCAACATCACTATTAAGGATATTTTTGCGGATCGTGTTATTTTAACCTACCAAGGCGAGGATGTTGCCATAAAGCTATGAGCCATTCTTTTAAAAAGATCTTTCTTTCCTTGTGTTTGGCGATAGGCATGTTTTTGTCTGCGCCTTCGTTCATTCTTTCTCAGGATGCCGATAACGGCGCGCCTGCCAATACAGAAAACGCGCAAGACGCTCAGTCGGCGCCTTCCAAAGTTGTTCCTGTAAGCCCAACCGATATTCCTAAACCGATCGTGCTTGACGCGCCCAAGGAAACG comes from the Candidatus Omnitrophota bacterium genome and includes:
- a CDS encoding glycosyltransferase, translated to MSNYSISIVIPAFNAQKTIAQAIDAARNQDYQRSIEIIVVDDGSTDATAQIATSFAGVKYIHQKNLGPAVARNRGFKESRGDIIFFTDSDCVAQNDWVSRCVAHFSDDKIGVVCGTYGIVNTRNLLAQCVHAEIVFRHRVLLPDFPKAFGSYNFCVRRSVFEGVGGFNKHYRFASGEDNDLSYRILQMGYKIYFERKAVVAHHHPERVMKYLSEQYRHGFWRAKMYFDHPQMSIGDDYTFWKDIVEPPLALLITLLFFINTAFFWANLVYLYLFLAGLSALILIELFYGFMTTKSFFKGAFWTLIMLLRAFVRMAGFSLGFPLFFAKKTFQKN
- a CDS encoding type II secretion system protein N, with product MEKKETAEKKLLKLIESSGSSAEAKTPAASDVAMQVAAAVKETGFSVPNAASFLAPILDLFRGKFSSTANSVLTFGLREANQLLAVIVGGLLIFSIASMVRDTKILEERVLTSVNIPEIESVENDAVPQKKDVSDYLASVEKRNIFQPFEKKPEEKIVDASSGSPQIATIAKNYKLVGISWLDSPDSASALIEDTQSGNTFFLKKGEKISNITIKDIFADRVILTYQGEDVAIKL
- a CDS encoding AAA family ATPase, with the translated sequence MSYHKLLGFNVEPFSTSPDPEFFYLTREHDMALTNILIELRLRRGLTVIFGDVGTGKTTLSRKLVQELKNRGDIIFHMILNPSFESEEQFLTSLVRNFDVDYSFSPQSTMANILDLRDAMEKFLIQKCVEEKQTVILIIDEAQKLNLTTLEVLRVLLNFETNEYKLIQLVLLGQLELYPKIVNMPNFLDRISFKYTLNPLGPQETKEMIEFRIRKAGYNSSAKLFNDEAISEIYTYSRGYPRRITMLCHQALKELVLQNKYIVDRVIIRDVIEKDRKAEFDRADIAPKTTYQKIQDIS